CCCTAAGCGCCGCCGCGAATCCTCCGGCAGATTTCCTCGCCCACCTCGCGGGTCCCCAGGCTTCCCCCCAGGTCGCGCGTCGTCTTGCCGTCGCGCACGGACCCGGCGACCGCCGCCTCCAGGAGACGCGCTTCGTCGGCCCGCCCGACGTCCTCGAGCAGCATGGCGGAGGAGAGGATCGCCCCCACCGGGTTGGCGACGTTCCGGCCGGCGTATTTAGGGGCCGAGCCATGCACCGGCTCGAACAGCCCCGTCCGGCCCGGGTGCAGGTTGGCGCTCGCGGCCAGCCCCAATCCGCCCTGGATCTGCGCACCCAGATCGCTGAGGATGTCACCGAACATGTTGCAGGTGACGATCACTTCGAAGGGGGACGGGTCCTTCACCATCTGCATCGCCAGGGCGTCCACGTACATGTGCGAGGCGTCCATGCCCTGGTACTCGGACGCCACCTGCCGGAACGTCCTCTGCCACAGGTCGTGGCCGAAGGTGAGCGCATTGCTCTTGTCCGACATCAGGACCCGTGTCTTTCCCTTGCGCCGCGCGTGCTCGAAGGCGTGCCGGATGATGCGCTCGACGCCCTTGCGGGTGTTGACATCCTCCTGCAGCGCGACCTCGTCCGGCGTTCCTTTCTTGAAGATCCCG
This sequence is a window from Candidatus Polarisedimenticolia bacterium. Protein-coding genes within it:
- a CDS encoding 3-isopropylmalate dehydrogenase, producing the protein MTRIAAIPGDGIGVEVTREAILALRAGAEVSGRPLVIDMLPYGADHFLKTGETLPDSALEELRGHDAILLGALGDPRVPDNRHAADILLGIRFKLDLYVNQRPVKLLADHLTPLKGRTARDIDFVVFRENTEGLYVGMGGIFKKGTPDEVALQEDVNTRKGVERIIRHAFEHARRKGKTRVLMSDKSNALTFGHDLWQRTFRQVASEYQGMDASHMYVDALAMQMVKDPSPFEVIVTCNMFGDILSDLGAQIQGGLGLAASANLHPGRTGLFEPVHGSAPKYAGRNVANPVGAILSSAMLLEDVGRADEARLLEAAVAGSVRDGKTTRDLGGSLGTREVGEEICRRIRGGA